A part of Gossypium hirsutum isolate 1008001.06 chromosome A07, Gossypium_hirsutum_v2.1, whole genome shotgun sequence genomic DNA contains:
- the LOC107953298 gene encoding regulatory-associated protein of TOR 1 isoform X1, with amino-acid sequence MLQICQVREFYFITMDMVFQSQLQMVKSGCLIRVIHRMVVCLPSLALSAAGMVVNAFIELLDCGTSNYPGSSRDCILLAACEAHETLPQSAEFPAYVFTSCFTTPIKMTLRWCILWLSVPVFWILWRLN; translated from the exons ATGTTGCAGATATGCCAAGTCAGAGAGTTTTATTTCATTACAATGGACATGGTGTTCCAAAGCCAATTGCAAATGGTGAAATCTGGCTGTTTAATAAG AGTTATACACA GAATGGTTGTTTGTCTTCCTTCCCTAGCCTTATCTGCTGCAGGAATGGTTGTTAATGCCTTCATTGAG CTTCTTGACTGTGGCACTTCTAACTACCCTGGATCTTCAAGAGACTGCATTCTTCTTGCTGCGTGTGAAGCACATGAGACTCTTCCTCAAAGTGCTGAATTTCCTGCCTATGTGTTTACTTCTTGTTTTACTACACCTATCAAAATGACATTGAGATG GTGCATACTTTGGCTTTCTGTTCCGGTGTTTTGGATTCTCTGGCGGTTGAATTGA
- the LOC107953298 gene encoding regulatory-associated protein of TOR 1 isoform X3 has product MPSQRVLFHYNGHGVPKPIANGMVVCLPSLALSAAGMVVNAFIELLDCGTSNYPGSSRDCILLAACEAHETLPQSAEFPAYVFTSCFTTPIKMTLRWCILWLSVPVFWILWRLN; this is encoded by the exons ATGCCAAGTCAGAGAGTTTTATTTCATTACAATGGACATGGTGTTCCAAAGCCAATTGCAAATG GAATGGTTGTTTGTCTTCCTTCCCTAGCCTTATCTGCTGCAGGAATGGTTGTTAATGCCTTCATTGAG CTTCTTGACTGTGGCACTTCTAACTACCCTGGATCTTCAAGAGACTGCATTCTTCTTGCTGCGTGTGAAGCACATGAGACTCTTCCTCAAAGTGCTGAATTTCCTGCCTATGTGTTTACTTCTTGTTTTACTACACCTATCAAAATGACATTGAGATG GTGCATACTTTGGCTTTCTGTTCCGGTGTTTTGGATTCTCTGGCGGTTGAATTGA
- the LOC107953298 gene encoding regulatory-associated protein of TOR 1 isoform X2, producing MDMVFQSQLQMVKSGCLIRVIHRMVVCLPSLALSAAGMVVNAFIELLDCGTSNYPGSSRDCILLAACEAHETLPQSAEFPAYVFTSCFTTPIKMTLRWCILWLSVPVFWILWRLN from the exons ATGGACATGGTGTTCCAAAGCCAATTGCAAATGGTGAAATCTGGCTGTTTAATAAG AGTTATACACA GAATGGTTGTTTGTCTTCCTTCCCTAGCCTTATCTGCTGCAGGAATGGTTGTTAATGCCTTCATTGAG CTTCTTGACTGTGGCACTTCTAACTACCCTGGATCTTCAAGAGACTGCATTCTTCTTGCTGCGTGTGAAGCACATGAGACTCTTCCTCAAAGTGCTGAATTTCCTGCCTATGTGTTTACTTCTTGTTTTACTACACCTATCAAAATGACATTGAGATG GTGCATACTTTGGCTTTCTGTTCCGGTGTTTTGGATTCTCTGGCGGTTGAATTGA